Proteins encoded by one window of Brienomyrus brachyistius isolate T26 chromosome 1, BBRACH_0.4, whole genome shotgun sequence:
- the LOC125744644 gene encoding coagulation factor XIII A chain-like: protein MDHVMKLDDQSSRYTKGRRNHLKACSNAEVDDVSSFQPFGNPRGPAPVDGYLQVTQIDMLMRNNKANHKTVLYSNPLLIVRRGQEFSVQISFNRAYKPGSDRFQLEFRIGGSPQIDQNTTIIVSPNPGENTSWQGRLLQSPSRTILMGITPAAACIVGKYRMYVVVITPAGLVRDMITSQELYILFNPWAADDTVFMSNESELSEYILNQTGIIYNGDNNTPIPRPWNFGQFESGILDACLLVMDDATIPLSSRGDPVIVSRQASARLNSTDNINGVLVGNWSDNFSDGYAPTSWTGSVKILRSYAQGRKPVRYGQCWVFAGIFNTFLRCVGIPSRVITNFNSAHDHGGSLITHIYVNQNGETDKVRTTDSIWNFHCWNEAYMTRPDLPVGFGGWQAVDCTPQETSDGMYRCGPVSISANKRGIICYSYDAPFVFSEVESEVVVIEEEPNGDDKVLQVNQSYVGSLILTKEIGQDTLMDITYTYKYPPGSTEQQMAMATAQNYGSASNRSALPKEDVEIKVLAENTMIGKDFKLNIQFKNLGRSVHNIDAVVAGNVIYYTGVLGPKISDSAFSVNLEPLKTVVKYVEVNAKDYMSKLLDQGNLSFFVRAKIKEMGQVISTQSVVTLQGPKLTIEVTGNLKVKQKMYFTVKFTNTLKYDLTKITVTMEGAVVFASKTKEYSHIASMSSITWTESFTPTNEGPNTLIACLDCALLRQVHGWVNFTIQP from the exons ATGGACCATGTCATGAAGCTTGACGATCAGTCCAGTAGGTACACGAAAGGGCGCAGAAACCATCTCAAAGCCTGTTCCAATGCTGAGGTGGACGACGTCTCTTCATTCCAGCCTTTTGGGAATCCCCGTGGCCCTGCTCCTGTAGATG GATATTTACAGGTGACCCAGATTGACATGCTGATGAGAAATAACAAGGCTAACCACAAAACCGTTCTATATTCCAACCCACTTCTCATCGTGCGCAGGGGCCAGGAGTTCTCAGTACAAATTTCATTTAATCGAGCCTACAAACCTGGATCAGACAGGTTCCAGCTGGAATTTCGCATTG GTGGTAGTCCTCAAATTGACCAAAATACAACAATCATCGTGTCCCCGAACCCGGGTGAGAATACATCATGGCAGGGGAGGCTGTTGCAAAGTCCGAGCAGGACTATCTTGATGGGCATCACCCCAGCAGCAgcatgcattgtgggaaaataCCGCATGTATGTGGTGGTCATCACTCCTGCAGGCCTTGTGAGGGACATGATCACGTCCCAAGAGCTGTACATTCTGTTCAATCCCTGGGCTGCCG ACGACACTGTGTTCATGTCCAATGAGAGTGAGCTAAGTGAGTACATTCTGAATCAAACAGGGATCATATACAATGGAGATAATAACACCCCAATCCCCAGACCATGGAATTTTGGCCAG TTTGAGAGTGGCATTCTGGATGCCTGTCTCCTGGTCATGGATGATGCCACCATTCCCCTGAGTAGTAGAGGCGATCCAGTCATCGTTTCCCGACAGGCATCTGCCAGG TTGAATTCCACTGACAACATTAATGGGGTACTGGTGGGAAACTGGAGCGACAATTTCTCTGATGGTTACGCACCCACCTCATGGACAGGCAGCGTCAAAATCCTGAGAAGCTACGCCCAAGGAAGGAAACCAGTGCGTTACGGGCAGTGCTGGGTGTTTGCCGGAATCTTCAACACCT TTCTCCGGTGTGTAGGAATTCCATCACGGGTCATCACTAACTTCAACTCTGCCCACGACCACGGTGGAAGCTTGATCACGCACAtatatgttaaccagaatgggGAAACTGACAAAGTCCGTACTACAGACAGCATTTG GAACTTCCACTGCTGGAATGAAGCCTACATGACCAGACCAGACCTCCCTGTGGGTTTTGGCGGCTGGCAGGCAGTCGACTGCACCCCCCAGGAGACCAGTGATG GCATGTACAGATGTGGTCCTGTCTCTATCAGTGCCAACAAGCGAGGCATAATCTGTTATTCCTATGATGCACCATTTGTGTTTTCGGAG GTGGAAAGTGAAGTCGTAGTTATCGAGGAGGAGCCGAATGGAGATGACAAAGTACTGCAAGTGAACCAATCATATGTGGGAAGTCTCATTCTGACCAAAGAGATAGGCCAGGATACCTTGATGGATATTACCTACACGTACAAATATCCTCCAG GAAGCACAGAACAGCAGATGGCTATGGCTACTGCTCAGAATTACGGTTCAGCCAGCAACCGATCAGCTTTACCCAAGGAGGATGTGGAGATAAAGGTCCTAGCGGAGAACACAATGATCGGCAAGGATTTCAAACTGAACATTCAGTTCAAGAACTTGGGTAGATCCGTGCACAACATTGATGCTGTAGTCGCTGGCAACGTCATTTACTACACTGGTGTCTTGGGGCCCAAAATAAGTGACAGTGCTTTCAGTGTGAATTTGGAGCCTTTAAAAA CTGTAGTAAAATATGTGGAAGTCAATGCCAAAGACTACATGAGCAAGCTTCTGGATCAGGGCAACCTGAGTTTCTTTGTCAGGGCGAAAATCAAAGAAATGGGACAAGTCATCAGCACCCAAAGCGTGGTGACCCTGCAAGGGCCCAAACTCACGATTGAG GTAACTGGCAACCTGAAAGTCAAACAGAAGATGTATTTTACAGTGAAATTCACCAACACTCTGAAGTATGACCTGACGAAGATCACTGTAACAATGGAAGGGGCAGTTGTCTTTGCATCCAAAACAAAAGAATACAG CCACATTGCCTCAATGTCCTCCATCACCTGGACTGAGTCCTTCACCCCAACTAACGAGGGTCCGAACACCTTGATTGCCTGTCTGGACTGTGCCTTGCTCAGGCAGGTGCACGGCTGGGTGAATTTTACCATCCAACCTTAA